A stretch of Arachis hypogaea cultivar Tifrunner chromosome 15, arahy.Tifrunner.gnm2.J5K5, whole genome shotgun sequence DNA encodes these proteins:
- the LOC140179203 gene encoding alpha-mannosidase I MNS4-like, whose product MFYHAFNGYIDNAFPLDKMRPMSCTGKDTLGGYTLTLIDSLELWLYSVIVTTLPLSLNELLQNKTISLFEMTIRVLGGLLLAHLIANDYATGCDDWCRSKLRSRILKFQWS is encoded by the exons ATGTTCTATCATGCCTTCAATGGATACATTGACAACGCTTTCCCTCTCGACAAAATGCGCCCTATGTCCTGCACCGGAAAAGATACTCTCGGTGGCTATACCTTAACTCTG ATTGATTCTTTGGAACTTTGGCTTTACTCGGTAATCGTGACCACTTTACCGCTTTCGTTGAATGAATTG TTACAGAACAAAACTATTTCTTTGTTTGAGATGACGATCAGAGTTCTTGGAGGATTGCTTTTGGCTCATCTTATAGCGAATGATTACGCTACG GGATGCGATGATTGGTGCCGTTCCAAGCTGAGGAGCCGTATATTAAAGTTCCAATGGTCTTAA